The Ensifer adhaerens genome contains a region encoding:
- a CDS encoding cytochrome c oxidase subunit 3, translating to MNVTLVFLAVIFAIAAWWLSRQRLFSKPWLEVGHAHDPRPRGRPSIPPAKIGLGVFLAVVAALFSLFISAYFMRMASTDWWSTPMPKILWLNTAILALGSLLLHAARVTAEQHRDEASRTAMIAALAAGLAFLAGQVFAWRELTDAGFLLADNPANSFFYMISGMHGLHILGGLFALTRVIVKTRTGPMGEKAVLSITLCATYWHFMLAVWLVLYALFSGWANDFVELCRSLLT from the coding sequence ATGAACGTCACCCTCGTCTTCCTGGCGGTGATCTTCGCGATCGCCGCCTGGTGGCTCAGCCGGCAGCGGCTGTTCTCGAAACCCTGGCTGGAGGTCGGCCACGCCCACGACCCCCGCCCGCGCGGTAGGCCTTCGATCCCGCCTGCAAAAATCGGCCTTGGCGTCTTCCTTGCTGTCGTCGCCGCGCTCTTCTCTCTCTTCATCAGCGCCTACTTCATGCGCATGGCCTCCACCGACTGGTGGTCGACGCCGATGCCGAAGATCCTCTGGCTGAACACCGCCATCCTTGCGCTTGGCAGCCTGCTTCTGCATGCGGCCCGCGTCACTGCCGAACAGCATCGTGACGAGGCGAGCCGCACGGCGATGATCGCAGCGCTTGCCGCCGGTCTCGCCTTCCTCGCCGGCCAGGTCTTTGCCTGGCGGGAGTTGACCGACGCTGGCTTCCTGCTCGCCGACAATCCGGCCAACAGCTTCTTCTACATGATCTCGGGCATGCATGGCCTGCACATCCTCGGCGGCCTGTTCGCGCTTACCCGGGTCATCGTCAAGACGCGCACCGGCCCGATGGGCGAAAAGGCCGTGCTGTCGATCACGCTCTGCGCCACCTACTGGCATTTCATGCTGGCCGTATGGCTGGTGCTTTACGCGCTCTTTTCCGGCTGGGCCAACGACTTCGTCGAGCTCTGCCGGTCGCTCTTGACTTGA
- a CDS encoding cytochrome C oxidase subunit IV family protein, with translation MTETTVHTHAAPAAKVEGHAQTHQQHPIGLYLVVWLLLFVLSTFSYLVDYVGLQGYLRWSLILIFMVLKAGLIVAIFMHMAWERLALIYAILLPPLLVLVFVALMVSESHYVLFTRLTFFGAAP, from the coding sequence ATGACCGAAACGACTGTTCACACCCACGCGGCACCGGCAGCAAAAGTAGAAGGCCACGCACAAACGCACCAGCAACACCCGATCGGTCTTTATCTGGTCGTCTGGCTGCTGCTCTTCGTGCTCAGCACCTTCTCCTACCTCGTCGACTATGTCGGGCTGCAGGGTTATCTCAGGTGGTCGCTGATCCTGATCTTCATGGTACTGAAGGCAGGGCTGATCGTCGCGATCTTCATGCACATGGCCTGGGAACGGCTGGCGCTGATCTACGCGATCCTGCTGCCGCCGCTGCTGGTGCTGGTCTTCGTGGCGCTGATGGTCTCGGAATCGCACTACGTGCTCTTCACCCGCCTCACCTTCTTCGGCGCCGCACCATGA
- a CDS encoding alanine racemase — MFLDVLRRRNPAFIEAAMSLHQQGKLPANAYVLDLDTVEANAAIMSNEARRLGLKTFAMTKQVGRSSSFCEAVKRGGIDRSVAVDMACARATHKAGLKVGHLGHLQQVARHEAAAAAKTFRPDYWTVFNGEKAAEAAAGAHAAGYRQDLLARIRAEGDTFYRGHEGGLDASDVAAVADRLDALDGGRFAGITTFPALLFDHESRKVKPTHNLATLSKAAEALAKAGRNGIEVNAPGTTSSVMLPALAEAGATQCEPGNGLHGTTALHVMEDLPELPAVLYLTEVSHLSGGKAYCFGGGFYIDPIFPDYDVKAIVSADPTTSASALRSVEVPPPSAIDYYAMIDASGAAAPKPGDTAVFGFRGQAFVTRAYVVGVSGISKGAPKVETIENGFGETAAWPV; from the coding sequence ATGTTTCTCGACGTTCTGCGCCGCCGCAACCCGGCATTCATCGAAGCGGCCATGAGCCTGCACCAGCAGGGCAAGCTCCCGGCCAACGCCTATGTGCTCGATCTCGACACGGTCGAGGCCAATGCGGCGATTATGAGCAACGAGGCCCGTCGCCTCGGCCTGAAGACCTTTGCGATGACCAAGCAGGTGGGCCGCTCCAGTTCCTTCTGCGAAGCGGTCAAGCGTGGTGGCATTGACCGTTCGGTTGCCGTCGACATGGCCTGTGCCCGCGCCACCCACAAGGCGGGCCTGAAGGTCGGCCATCTCGGCCACCTGCAGCAGGTCGCGCGCCACGAGGCGGCTGCCGCAGCGAAAACCTTCCGGCCGGACTATTGGACGGTCTTCAACGGCGAAAAGGCTGCAGAAGCGGCGGCTGGCGCACATGCAGCCGGCTATCGGCAGGATCTGCTCGCCCGTATCCGGGCGGAAGGTGATACCTTCTACCGCGGCCATGAAGGCGGGCTCGATGCCAGCGACGTTGCCGCGGTGGCGGACCGTCTCGATGCGCTCGACGGTGGCCGCTTTGCCGGCATCACCACCTTTCCGGCGCTGCTCTTCGACCATGAAAGCCGCAAGGTGAAGCCGACACACAATCTCGCGACACTCTCGAAAGCTGCCGAGGCGCTGGCCAAGGCCGGCCGCAACGGGATCGAGGTGAATGCGCCGGGTACGACCTCCAGCGTCATGCTCCCGGCTCTTGCCGAAGCGGGCGCGACGCAGTGCGAGCCGGGCAACGGTCTGCACGGCACCACCGCACTGCACGTGATGGAAGATCTGCCGGAACTGCCGGCGGTACTCTACCTCACCGAAGTTTCCCATCTCTCGGGCGGCAAGGCCTATTGCTTCGGCGGCGGCTTCTACATCGACCCGATCTTTCCGGATTACGACGTCAAGGCGATCGTCTCTGCCGACCCGACGACTTCGGCGTCGGCGCTTCGAAGCGTCGAAGTACCGCCCCCCTCGGCGATCGACTATTACGCGATGATCGACGCCAGCGGTGCGGCGGCCCCGAAGCCTGGCGATACGGCGGTGTTCGGCTTCCGCGGGCAGGCCTTCGTCACGCGGGCCTATGTCGTCGGCGTGTCGGGCATCTCCAAGGGCGCGCCGAAGGTGGAAACGATCGAAAACGGTTTCGGCGAAACCGCGGCCTGGCCGGTTTGA
- a CDS encoding heme-copper oxidase subunit III family protein → MSAETHSPVREPLHRPAGLAGFAADWASDQRTFKNVSWGKAMMWIFLLSDTFVFGCFLIAYMSARMSTAVPWPNPSEVFALHIGGSDVPLILIAIMTFVLITSSGTMAMAVNFGYRRDRKKTALLMLLTALFGATFVGMQAFEWTKLITEGVRPWGNPWGAAQFGSTFFMITGFHGTHVTIGVIFLLIIARKVWRGDFDTERRGFFTSRRGQYEIVEITGLYWHFVDLVWVFIFAFFYLW, encoded by the coding sequence ATGTCCGCCGAGACACATTCGCCTGTCCGAGAACCGCTCCATCGCCCCGCGGGACTTGCCGGCTTTGCCGCCGACTGGGCCTCCGACCAGCGGACGTTCAAGAACGTCTCCTGGGGCAAGGCGATGATGTGGATCTTCCTCTTGAGCGACACCTTCGTCTTCGGCTGTTTCCTCATCGCCTATATGTCGGCGCGCATGTCGACTGCCGTTCCCTGGCCCAATCCGAGCGAGGTCTTCGCGCTGCACATCGGCGGCTCGGACGTGCCGCTGATCCTGATCGCCATCATGACCTTCGTGCTGATCACCTCAAGCGGCACGATGGCCATGGCCGTCAATTTCGGTTACCGGCGCGATCGCAAGAAGACCGCTCTGCTGATGCTGCTGACCGCCCTTTTCGGCGCCACCTTTGTCGGCATGCAAGCCTTCGAATGGACGAAGCTGATCACCGAGGGCGTGCGTCCCTGGGGCAACCCCTGGGGCGCTGCCCAATTCGGCTCGACCTTCTTCATGATCACCGGCTTCCACGGCACCCACGTCACGATCGGCGTCATCTTCCTGCTGATCATCGCGCGAAAAGTCTGGCGCGGCGATTTCGACACCGAACGGCGTGGCTTTTTCACGAGCCGAAGAGGACAATACGAGATCGTCGAGATCACCGGCCTCTACTGGCACTTCGTCGACCTCGTCTGGGTCTTCATCTTCGCATTCTTCTATCTGTGGTGA
- the ctaD gene encoding cytochrome c oxidase subunit I, with protein sequence MVDIRSGTGEEIGPAEVEDVELYHPHSWWTRYVFSQDAKIIAVQYASTAIAIGMVALVLSWLMRLQLGFPGAFAFIDAERYYQFITMHGMIMVIYLLTALFLGGFGNYLIPLMLGARDMVFPYANMLSYWLYMLAVLVLVASFFAPGGPTGAGWTLYPPQAVLSGTPGGKDWGIILMLSSLILFVIGFTMGGLNYVVTVLQGRTRGMTLMRMPLTVWGIFTATVMALLAFPALFVACVMMLFDRVLGTSFFMPAIVEMGEQLQHGGGSPIMFQHLFWFFGHPEVYIVALPAFGIVSDLISTHARKNIFGYRMMVWAIVIIGALSFIVWAHHMYVSGMNPYFGFFFATTTLIIAVPTAIKVYNWVLTLWRGDIHLTLPMLFALAFIVTFVNGGLTGLFLGNVVVDVPLSDTMFVVAHFHMVMGVAPIMVIFGAIYHWYPKITGRLLNQAMGQIHFWVTFVGAYLIFFPMHYLGLIGMPRRYYEMGETAFVPASAHTLNEFITIMALIVGAAQIVFLFNLIWSIRHGREAGGNPWRATTLEWQTPETPPRHGNWGKDLPVVYRWPYDYSVPGATEDFIPQTEPGSVGHAPEGAS encoded by the coding sequence ATGGTCGATATCCGGTCAGGCACGGGCGAAGAGATTGGCCCCGCGGAAGTGGAGGACGTGGAACTCTATCATCCCCATAGCTGGTGGACGCGTTATGTCTTCAGCCAGGATGCGAAGATCATCGCCGTGCAATATGCCTCGACCGCGATCGCCATCGGCATGGTCGCCCTCGTGCTCTCCTGGCTGATGCGGCTGCAGCTCGGCTTTCCCGGCGCCTTCGCCTTCATCGATGCGGAACGCTACTACCAGTTCATCACCATGCACGGCATGATCATGGTGATCTATCTGTTGACTGCGCTCTTCCTCGGCGGCTTCGGCAACTACCTGATCCCGCTGATGCTCGGCGCGCGCGACATGGTCTTCCCCTATGCCAACATGCTGAGCTACTGGCTGTATATGCTGGCCGTCCTCGTGCTCGTCGCGAGCTTCTTTGCACCCGGCGGGCCGACCGGCGCCGGCTGGACGCTCTATCCGCCACAGGCAGTGCTTTCCGGCACGCCCGGCGGCAAGGACTGGGGCATCATCTTGATGCTCTCCTCCCTCATCCTATTCGTCATCGGCTTTACCATGGGTGGCCTCAACTATGTCGTCACCGTGTTGCAGGGGCGCACGCGCGGCATGACCTTGATGCGCATGCCGCTCACCGTCTGGGGCATCTTCACGGCGACGGTGATGGCGCTTCTCGCCTTCCCCGCCCTCTTCGTCGCCTGCGTCATGATGCTGTTCGACCGGGTGCTCGGCACCAGCTTCTTCATGCCGGCGATCGTCGAGATGGGCGAGCAGCTGCAGCATGGCGGCGGCAGCCCGATCATGTTCCAGCACCTCTTCTGGTTCTTCGGCCATCCGGAGGTCTACATCGTCGCCCTGCCCGCCTTCGGCATCGTCTCCGATCTCATCAGCACCCACGCCCGCAAGAACATCTTCGGCTACCGCATGATGGTCTGGGCGATCGTCATCATCGGCGCGCTCTCCTTCATCGTCTGGGCGCACCACATGTATGTCAGCGGCATGAACCCCTATTTCGGCTTCTTCTTCGCCACCACCACCCTGATCATTGCCGTGCCGACGGCGATCAAGGTCTACAACTGGGTGCTGACGCTCTGGCGCGGCGATATCCATTTGACGCTGCCGATGCTGTTCGCGCTCGCCTTCATCGTCACCTTCGTCAATGGCGGGCTGACCGGTCTGTTCCTCGGCAATGTCGTCGTCGATGTGCCGCTCTCCGACACGATGTTCGTCGTCGCCCATTTCCACATGGTCATGGGCGTTGCGCCGATCATGGTGATTTTCGGGGCGATCTATCACTGGTATCCGAAGATCACCGGCCGCCTGCTCAACCAGGCGATGGGGCAGATCCACTTCTGGGTCACCTTCGTCGGCGCCTATCTGATCTTCTTCCCGATGCACTATCTCGGGCTGATCGGCATGCCGCGCCGCTACTATGAGATGGGCGAGACCGCCTTCGTGCCGGCATCCGCCCATACGCTCAACGAGTTCATCACCATCATGGCGCTGATCGTCGGCGCCGCCCAGATCGTCTTCCTCTTCAATCTCATCTGGAGCATCCGCCACGGCCGCGAGGCCGGCGGCAACCCCTGGCGGGCAACGACGCTCGAATGGCAGACGCCGGAAACGCCACCGCGGCATGGCAATTGGGGCAAGGACCTGCCGGTCGTCTACCGCTGGCCCTATGACTACAGCGTGCCGGGTGCAACGGAAGATTTCATTCCGCAGACTGAGCCGGGTTCCGTAGGCCACGCGCCGGAGGGGGCCTCATGA
- a CDS encoding ABC transporter permease has product MSSAHSSASGQPASLVSRLNLQQYVVYLGFLAIFLFFAIVLRDSGFLTVRNLSNIMLQTAPVTIMAIGLVFVMSAGEIDLSIGSTVAVSALAAAVTINEYGLVAGVVAGIGAGVLIGLLNGALVAYVKLPSFLVTLATLGLFAGVSRSMTNLRSIPVTDSTFTGFFGSGSFLGVPSLIWWTLVAVVCGHVIYRETRFGAHVLATGDNSRAASVSGISVPRIRLAVLMISGGLAGLAGLLYAGRLQAAKYTLGETDLMTVIAAVIVGGTLLNGGKGTIIGALVGSLMMGMLNNGLILMGLSVSDQMIVRGLIILAAVAVSLREKSR; this is encoded by the coding sequence ATGTCCAGTGCCCATTCCAGCGCGAGCGGCCAGCCGGCGAGCCTCGTCAGTCGCCTCAACCTGCAGCAATACGTCGTCTATCTCGGCTTCCTGGCGATCTTTCTGTTCTTCGCCATCGTGCTTCGCGACAGCGGGTTTCTGACGGTTCGCAACCTGTCGAACATCATGCTGCAGACAGCACCGGTGACGATCATGGCGATCGGCCTCGTCTTCGTCATGTCGGCCGGTGAGATCGATCTGTCGATCGGCTCGACAGTTGCCGTCTCGGCACTGGCGGCGGCGGTGACGATCAACGAATACGGCCTGGTGGCTGGCGTCGTCGCCGGTATCGGCGCCGGCGTGCTGATCGGGCTCCTGAACGGCGCACTGGTCGCCTATGTCAAACTGCCGTCCTTCCTGGTGACGCTGGCGACGCTCGGGCTTTTTGCCGGCGTCTCCCGCTCGATGACGAACCTGCGCTCGATCCCGGTGACCGACAGCACCTTTACCGGCTTTTTCGGCTCCGGCTCGTTCCTCGGCGTGCCTTCGCTGATCTGGTGGACCCTCGTTGCCGTCGTCTGCGGCCATGTCATCTACCGCGAAACCCGCTTCGGCGCCCATGTGCTGGCGACCGGCGACAACAGCCGGGCAGCGAGCGTCTCCGGCATCAGCGTGCCACGCATTCGGCTGGCCGTTCTGATGATCAGCGGCGGTCTCGCCGGCCTTGCGGGCCTGCTTTACGCCGGTCGCCTGCAGGCGGCGAAATACACGCTTGGCGAGACCGACCTGATGACGGTGATCGCCGCCGTCATCGTCGGCGGCACGCTGCTCAACGGCGGCAAGGGCACGATCATCGGCGCGCTCGTCGGCTCGCTGATGATGGGCATGCTCAACAATGGCCTGATCCTGATGGGCCTTTCCGTATCCGACCAGATGATCGTTCGCGGTCTCATCATCCTCGCTGCGGTCGCCGTGTCGCTGCGCGAAAAGTCCCGCTGA
- a CDS encoding ATP-binding cassette domain-containing protein has translation MNVNTNSAREPVLKLKDIRKTFGGVTAIENFSLDVRPGEIVALVGDNGAGKSTLIKIISGVYTPTSGTITIENQTVAMSNATMARAHGIEVVYQDLALADQQTVYMNMFLGREPVNRFGLLDRRRMISETETLVKELDVRIPSAHATIRDLSGGQRQGVAIARATHWASKLILLDEPTAALGVAETAKVEEIVESLKSRNIGVLIISHSLDQVFKLADRICVLRRGKQIGIRETAKTDKNEIIAMITGLQQH, from the coding sequence ATGAACGTGAACACGAATTCTGCACGCGAGCCGGTCCTCAAGCTGAAGGACATCCGCAAGACCTTTGGCGGCGTCACCGCGATCGAGAACTTCTCGCTGGACGTCCGTCCGGGCGAGATCGTGGCGCTCGTCGGCGACAACGGCGCCGGCAAGTCGACGCTGATCAAGATCATCTCCGGCGTTTACACGCCGACCTCGGGAACGATCACCATCGAAAACCAGACCGTGGCGATGTCGAACGCCACGATGGCGCGCGCCCATGGCATCGAGGTCGTCTATCAGGATCTGGCGCTTGCCGACCAGCAGACGGTCTATATGAACATGTTTCTCGGCCGCGAGCCGGTAAACCGTTTCGGCCTGCTCGACCGTCGCCGGATGATTTCCGAGACGGAAACGCTGGTGAAGGAACTGGATGTCCGCATCCCCTCGGCCCATGCGACGATCCGCGACCTCTCGGGCGGCCAGCGCCAGGGCGTCGCGATTGCCCGCGCTACCCATTGGGCGAGCAAGCTGATCCTGCTCGATGAGCCGACGGCAGCACTCGGCGTTGCCGAAACCGCCAAGGTCGAGGAGATCGTCGAATCGCTGAAAAGCCGCAACATCGGCGTACTGATCATCAGCCATAGCCTCGATCAGGTGTTCAAGCTCGCAGACCGCATCTGCGTTCTGCGCCGCGGCAAGCAGATCGGCATCCGTGAGACGGCCAAGACCGACAAAAACGAGATCATCGCGATGATCACCGGGCTTCAGCAACACTGA